Proteins from a genomic interval of Oncorhynchus nerka isolate Pitt River linkage group LG13, Oner_Uvic_2.0, whole genome shotgun sequence:
- the mrpl40 gene encoding 39S ribosomal protein L40, mitochondrial gives MSIAVSRALCRVLSRQTAVPTNVSSLMGVDGHVSQGPWFASVLTLKTSAPLRAEPKKKKKVDPRREQMVRERLKKKLKKLERVPPELIPIEDFTTPAKYMDETRVRGAPQLPFEESERRALLLKEWSRYKQTQHRAEMEAVGLAVEAQREALEELRLESEELYQAALRPDPLLFPFNHQGPSYTPPKAQYEAPEGKYNNITKVYTQ, from the exons ATGTCCATTGCTGTATCGCGTGCCCTATGTAGGGTATTGTCCCGACAGACTGCAGTGCCAACTAACGTTAG CTCTTTGATGGGAGTGGACGGTCATGTCAGTCAAGGTCCTTGGTTTGCATCTGTCCTCACATTGAAGACATCTGCGCCACTAAG AGCAGAgcccaagaagaagaagaaagtggACCCTCGTAGAGAgcagatggtgagagagagactgaagaagAAATTGAAGAAGCTGGAGAGAGTTCCTCCTGAGCTCATTCCCATTGAAGACTTCACAACCCCAGCCAAATACATGGACGAGACCAG GGTGCGTGGTGCTCCTCAGCTTCCCTTTGAGGAGAGTGAACGTCGGGCTCTACTGCTGAAGGAGTGGTCCCGCTACAAACAG ACCCAACACCGGGCAGAGATGGAGGCAGTAGGCCTGGCTGTGGAGGCCCAGAGGGAGGCTCTGGAGGAGCTGAGGCTGGAGTCAGAGGAGCTCTACCAGGCAGCACTGAGGCCAGACCCCTTGCTCTTCCCCTTCAACCACCAGGGACCCAGCTACACACCGCCCAAGGCCCAGTATGAGGCACCTGAAGGCAAATACAACAACATCACCAAAGTCTACACCCAGTGA
- the LOC115140191 gene encoding ubiquitin recognition factor in ER-associated degradation protein 1-like isoform X1, whose product MFSFNMFDHPMPRTFQNRFSTQYRCYSVSMLAGPNDRSDVEKGGKIIMPPSALDQLSRLNITYPMLFKLTNKNSDRMTHCGVLEFVADEGICYLPHWMMQNLLLEEGGLVQVESVNLMVATYSKFQPQSPDFLDITNPKAVLENALRNFACLTTGDVVAINYNEKIYELRVMETKPDKAVSIIECDMNVDFDAPLGYKEPERCYKAPEEPTEEEGDPNTWTEMDMRFRAFTGSGNRLDGKKKGIEPSPVPIDPSDIKRGIPNYEYKVGRITFIRNSRPLPRKTTEDEDSEFIAFSGEGKSLRKKGGRKL is encoded by the exons ATG TTTTCCTTCAACATGTTTGACCACCCAATGCCACGGACTTTCCAAAACCGCTTCTCCACTCAATACCGCTGCTACTCTGTGTCCATGCTGGCGGGTCCCAACGACCGGTCTGATGTGGAGAAAGGAGGAAAAA TTATAATGCCGCCATCTGCACTTGACCAACTAA GCAGACTTAACATCACCTACCCCATGTTGTTCAAACTTACCAACAAGAACTCCGACagaatgacacactgtggtgtctTGGAGTTTGTAGCAGATGAGGGGATTTGCTACCTGCCACACTGG ATGATGCAGAATCTCCTGCTGGAGGAAGGGGGCCTGGTCCAGGTGGAGAGTGTGAACCTCATGGTGGCCACATACTCCAAGTTCCAGCCACAGAGCCCAGACTTCCTGGATATCACTAACCCCAAAGCAGT GTTGGAAAATGCCTTGAGAAACTTTGCCTGCTTAACTACAGGAGATGTTGTCGCAATTAACTACAATGAAAAG ATCTATGAACTGCGAGTGATGGAGACTAAGCCAGACAAGGCCGTATCTATCATTGAATGTGATATGAAT GTGGACTTTGATGCGCCGCTTGGTTACAAAGAACCAGAGAGGTGTTACAAAGCACCAGAGGAGCCCACA gaggaggaaggagacccCAACACTTGGACTGAAATGGACATGAGATTCAGA GCTTTCACAGGTTCAGGCAATCGCCTGGATGGCAAAAAGAAAGGCATCGAGCCCAGCCCCGTCCCCATCGATCCCAGTGACATTAAAAG AGGGATTCCTAACTATGAGTACAAGGTTGGCAGGATCACCTTCATCAGAAACTCCAGGCCTCTGCCCAGGAAAACAACAGAGGAT GAGGATTCGGAATTCATTGCCTTCTCTGGTGAGGGAAAGTCACTTCGCAAGAAGGGTGGCAGAAAGCTTTGA
- the LOC115140191 gene encoding ubiquitin recognition factor in ER-associated degradation protein 1-like isoform X2 translates to MFSFNMFDHPMPRTFQNRFSTQYRCYSVSMLAGPNDRSDVEKGGKIIMPPSALDQLSRLNITYPMLFKLTNKNSDRMTHCGVLEFVADEGICYLPHWMMQNLLLEEGGLVQVESVNLMVATYSKFQPQSPDFLDITNPKAVLENALRNFACLTTGDVVAINYNEKIYELRVMETKPDKAVSIIECDMNVDFDAPLGYKEPERCYKAPEEPTEEEGDPNTWTEMDMRFRAFTGSGNRLDGKKKGIEPSPVPIDPSDIKRGIPNYEYKVGRITFIRNSRPLPRKTTEDDSEFIAFSGEGKSLRKKGGRKL, encoded by the exons ATG TTTTCCTTCAACATGTTTGACCACCCAATGCCACGGACTTTCCAAAACCGCTTCTCCACTCAATACCGCTGCTACTCTGTGTCCATGCTGGCGGGTCCCAACGACCGGTCTGATGTGGAGAAAGGAGGAAAAA TTATAATGCCGCCATCTGCACTTGACCAACTAA GCAGACTTAACATCACCTACCCCATGTTGTTCAAACTTACCAACAAGAACTCCGACagaatgacacactgtggtgtctTGGAGTTTGTAGCAGATGAGGGGATTTGCTACCTGCCACACTGG ATGATGCAGAATCTCCTGCTGGAGGAAGGGGGCCTGGTCCAGGTGGAGAGTGTGAACCTCATGGTGGCCACATACTCCAAGTTCCAGCCACAGAGCCCAGACTTCCTGGATATCACTAACCCCAAAGCAGT GTTGGAAAATGCCTTGAGAAACTTTGCCTGCTTAACTACAGGAGATGTTGTCGCAATTAACTACAATGAAAAG ATCTATGAACTGCGAGTGATGGAGACTAAGCCAGACAAGGCCGTATCTATCATTGAATGTGATATGAAT GTGGACTTTGATGCGCCGCTTGGTTACAAAGAACCAGAGAGGTGTTACAAAGCACCAGAGGAGCCCACA gaggaggaaggagacccCAACACTTGGACTGAAATGGACATGAGATTCAGA GCTTTCACAGGTTCAGGCAATCGCCTGGATGGCAAAAAGAAAGGCATCGAGCCCAGCCCCGTCCCCATCGATCCCAGTGACATTAAAAG AGGGATTCCTAACTATGAGTACAAGGTTGGCAGGATCACCTTCATCAGAAACTCCAGGCCTCTGCCCAGGAAAACAACAGAGGAT GATTCGGAATTCATTGCCTTCTCTGGTGAGGGAAAGTCACTTCGCAAGAAGGGTGGCAGAAAGCTTTGA
- the cdc45 gene encoding cell division control protein 45 homolog has product MFITDIRKEFYDVVVNQRVALLVSSDIDALCACKILQALFHCDQVQYTLVPVTGWQDLGTAFLEHKEQFRCFVLINCGANVDLLETLQPEEDSIFFICDTHRPVDVVNVYNDTQVKLMIKQDDDLGVPSYDDIFRDEEEEGGDDSGNESDGGSEPSGKRRRYDEGEVEKRIERQRATREWEARRREILFDYEQYEYHGTSAAMVIFELAWVLTKDTKDMLWWAIIGLTDQWVHDKITHMKYVTDIATLQRHVSRHNHRNEDEDNSLSIDCMRISFEYDLRLALYQHWSLFESICNSSYTSCNFKLWSMHGQKKLQEFLADMGLPLKQVKQKFNSMDMSVKENLREVLEESSNKYGMKDIRIQTFGVHFGFKNHFLASDVVYATAALLESTEKDDSPGDNFIKALDCLSRSNLERLHGGIDLAKKKLMAIQQTVASCICTNLILSQGPFLYCYLLEGTPDVKLFSKPMALTLLCKYLLKAFVRSTRNKRCKLLPLIIAAPMDVEKRTVIVLGIPPESETSDKKNFFGRAFEKAAESTSSRTLHDHFDTSIIELKMEDRTKFLDALITLLS; this is encoded by the exons ATGTTTATTACGGACATAAGAAAGGAATTCTACGACGTCGTTGTCAACCAG AGAGTTGCCCTCCTGGTGTCATCTGATATCGATGCACTCTGCGCCTGTAAGATATTACAG GCACTGTTTCACTGTGACCAGGTCCAGTACACCTTGGTGCCAGTGACAGGTTGGCAAGACCTTGGTACCGCCTTCTTAGAGCACAAGGAGCAG TTCCGATGTTTTGTCCTGATCAACTGTGGGGCCAATGTTGATCTCCTGGAGACCCTTCAGCCAGAGGAAGATTCCATCTTCTTCATCTGTGACACACACAGACCTGTGGATGTAGTTAATGTCTACAATGACACCCAG GTGAAGCTGATGATCAAGCAGGATGATGACCTTGGAGTGCCCTCCTATGATGACATCTTCCGCGATGAAGAGGAAGAAGGTGGCGATGACTCTgggaatgagagtgatggaggcTCTGAGCCTTCTGGGAAACGGAGGCGATACGATGAG GGGGAAGTGGAGAAGAGGATTGAGCGACAGAGAGCAACGAGAGAGTGGGAGGCAAGGAG ACGTGAGATCCTGTTTGACTATGAGCAATATGAATACCATGGGACTTCG GCTGCAATGGTGATATTTGAGCTGGCATGGGTCCTGACTAAGGACACTAAAGATATGCTGTG GTGGGCCATCATTGGGCTGACTGACCAGTGGGTTCATGATAAAATCACTCA TATGAAGTATGTAACAGACATCGCTACTCTGCAGCGCCACGTCTCGCGTCACAACCACCGGAACGAGGATGAGGATAATTCTCTCTCTATCGACTGCATGAGGATCTCCTTCGAGTACGA TCTGCGTCTGGCCCTGTACCAGCACTGGTCTCTGTTTGAGAGTATCTGTAACTCCTCTTACACCTCCTGCAACTTTAAGCTCTGGTCAATGCATGGCCAGAAGAAACTCCAGGAGTTCCTCGCTGACATGGG CCTGCCCCTGAAGCAGGTGAAGCAGAAGTTCAACTCCATGGACATGTCAGTCAAAGAAAACCTGCGAGAAGTTCTAGAAGAATCCTCCAACAAATACGG TATGAAGGACATCCGTATCCAAACTTTCGGCGTTCACTTTGGCTTCAAGAACCATTTCCTGGCCAGTGATGTCGTGTACGCTACTGCCGCCCTGCTGGAGAGCACTGAGAAGGACGACAGCCCCGGCGACAACTTTATCAAGGCCCTCGACTGCCTCTCCAG GAGTAACCTGGAGCGTCTCCATGGTGGCATTGATTTGGCTAAGAAGAAGTTGATGGCCATCCAACAGACTGTAGCCAGTTGCATCTGCACCAACCTCATACTGTCACAGGGACCCTTCCTCTACTGCTACCTCTTGGAG GGAACTCCTGATGTGAAGCTGTTCTCCAAGCCCATGGCCTTGACCCTGCTCTGCAAGTACCTGCTCAAAGCCTTTGTCCGCTCT ACGAGGAATAAACGATGTAAGCTGCTGCCCTTGATCATAGCTGCTCCCATGGATGTGGAGAAGAGAACTGTCATCGTTCTAGGCATCCCACCTGAGTCTGAGACATCCGACAAGAAGAA TTTCTTTGGCCGTGCGTTTGAGAAAGCAGCAGAGAGCACCAGCTCCAGAACTCTCCACGACCACTTCGACACCTCTA TCATTGAGCTAAAGATGGAGGACAGGACTAAGTTTCTGGATGCCCTCATCACCCTGCTGTCCTAA